One Xenopus tropicalis strain Nigerian chromosome 8, UCB_Xtro_10.0, whole genome shotgun sequence genomic window carries:
- the LOC116406960 gene encoding RAC-alpha serine/threonine-protein kinase-like, translating into MVGSPAYMAPEVVGKKEYTRAVDWWALGVITYEMLLGKRPFDGHNNSCLCEYIEEAEPHFPESLEPVAVSFISELLNKNPEERLGSTEGDAADVAEHPFFNNIVWDDILERKATAPFIPSLDGPEDVTYFEEEFTKLSANLTLPKGPSAEMEIPIEEAFQDFTYSAF; encoded by the exons ATGGTTGGGTCTCCAGCTTATATGGCACCAGAGGTTGTGGGGAAAAAGGAGTACACAAGAGCCGTCGACTGGTGGGCTCTCGGAGTCATCACGTACGAAATGCTCCTCGGGAAG AGACCCTTCGATGGACATAACAACAGCTGCTTATGTGAATATATCGAGGAGGCGGAACCGCACTTCCCAGAGTCGCTGGAACCAGTAGCAGTGAGCTTCATATCAGAG CTCTTGAACAAGAATCCCGAGGAGCGACTGGGTTCTACCGAAGGAGATGCAGCTGATGTAGCCGAACATCCCTTCTTTAAC AACATAGTCTGGGATGACATACTGGAAAGGAAGGCGACGGCTCCGTTCATACCCAGCCTCGACGGACCGGAGGATGTCACCTATTTTGAAGAGGAGTTTACTAAGCTGTCAGCCAATCTGACGCTGCCGAAAGGACCTTCTGCCGAAATGGAAATTCCGATCGAAGAAGCCTTTCAGGACTTCACCTATTCGGCATTTTAA